The following coding sequences are from one Prochlorococcus sp. MIT 1314 window:
- a CDS encoding glucose-6-phosphate isomerase yields MNGDLNSWDKFCNYLWFDKKLNIWLDISKINFTNEDINTLEEKFIDVFSSIKELENGAIANIDENRLVGHYWLRNPSISPSSKIGEEISTNINEISEFGKQILNGDINNKNNENYTDVLWIGIGGSGLGPLLITESLQKCSIGLNFSYIDNVDPFLISEKLEELSEKLSTTLFVVVSKSGGTPEPRIAMEIIKSHCENNSLEWNSNAIAITMKDSKLFKKATSENWLKIFNLQDWVGGRTSITSSVGLLPLALINENIFEFIRGASLMDIATRTSDFKNNPAALLSSAWYLTGDGVGKRDMVVLPYRDRLQVFSKYLQQLVMESLGKKFNRNGEVVNQGISVFGNKGSTDQHAYVQQLRDGIDNFFCIFIELLDSPSTNIFDEKENPKEYLSGFLQGTRSALSSENRQSITITLENLNCFTLGALIALFERAVSFYAELVNINAYDQPGVEAGKKAAANIIDYQQKVSNLLDEGGEYSINDITSLFDNSVSEPIFFILREMCFGNDNYLVKGDWSNPNSLVIQKINS; encoded by the coding sequence ATGAATGGAGATTTAAACTCTTGGGATAAATTTTGTAATTATCTTTGGTTTGATAAAAAACTAAATATTTGGTTAGACATAAGCAAAATTAATTTTACCAATGAGGATATAAATACTCTAGAAGAAAAATTTATAGATGTTTTTTCATCAATAAAAGAATTAGAAAATGGTGCAATCGCAAATATTGATGAAAATAGACTAGTTGGACATTATTGGCTTAGAAATCCGTCAATTTCTCCATCTTCAAAAATAGGAGAAGAAATTAGCACAAATATTAATGAAATCTCAGAATTTGGAAAACAAATTTTAAATGGAGATATTAACAATAAAAATAATGAGAACTATACTGATGTTCTATGGATAGGAATTGGTGGAAGTGGATTAGGCCCATTACTCATTACTGAGTCTCTGCAGAAGTGCTCTATAGGCTTAAATTTTTCTTATATCGATAATGTTGATCCTTTTTTAATTAGCGAAAAATTAGAAGAGTTATCTGAGAAATTATCCACAACATTATTTGTAGTAGTAAGCAAATCAGGTGGTACGCCTGAGCCTAGAATTGCTATGGAAATCATTAAAAGTCATTGCGAAAACAATTCTCTTGAATGGAATTCTAATGCTATAGCTATAACAATGAAAGATAGTAAGTTATTTAAAAAGGCCACTTCTGAAAATTGGTTAAAAATATTTAATTTACAAGATTGGGTTGGAGGAAGAACTAGTATTACAAGCTCCGTGGGATTACTCCCATTAGCTCTTATCAATGAAAATATATTTGAATTTATTAGAGGTGCATCATTAATGGATATAGCCACACGTACAAGTGATTTTAAAAATAATCCAGCGGCATTATTATCATCTGCATGGTATTTAACAGGGGATGGCGTTGGGAAGAGAGATATGGTCGTATTACCTTATAGAGACAGGTTACAGGTATTTAGTAAATATCTGCAGCAATTAGTGATGGAATCATTAGGTAAGAAATTTAATAGGAATGGTGAGGTAGTTAATCAAGGTATTTCCGTTTTTGGTAATAAAGGATCTACAGATCAACATGCTTATGTTCAGCAACTGAGAGATGGTATTGATAATTTCTTCTGTATTTTTATTGAATTATTAGATTCTCCATCTACTAATATTTTTGATGAAAAAGAGAATCCTAAAGAATATCTTTCTGGTTTTTTGCAAGGAACCAGATCAGCACTCTCTAGTGAAAACAGACAAAGTATCACTATTACGCTAGAAAATTTAAATTGTTTTACACTAGGTGCCTTAATCGCTTTATTTGAGAGGGCTGTATCCTTCTACGCTGAATTGGTAAATATAAATGCATATGATCAACCTGGAGTTGAAGCTGGAAAGAAAGCAGCCGCAAATATTATTGATTATCAACAAAAAGTAAGTAATTTATTAGATGAAGGTGGAGAATATTCTATAAATGACATAACATCATTATTTGATAATTCAGTGAGTGAACCTATATTTTTCATACTCCGTGAAATGTGTTTCGGTAATGATAATTATTTAGTTAAGGGCGATTGGTCAAATCCAAATTCATTAGTTATTCAAAAAATAAATTCTTAA
- the purN gene encoding phosphoribosylglycinamide formyltransferase, producing MDKSFNYIISPEISDFRRFSPKLKIGVLASGKGTNFQELINLSEKGELDIDIKVLITNKDDAACIKRAKSVKIPHKIIRGKDFLQKELFELEIINTLINYDVELVVMAGWMKIVTPFFINKFKNKIINIHPSLLPAYKGSSAIKESISNGSKITGCSVHFVDEEVDSGSLIMQAALSIREDDDIDSLSKRIQILEHKILPHSISHAGFLIRSNFMENY from the coding sequence TTGGATAAATCATTTAATTACATAATTTCGCCTGAGATATCTGATTTTAGAAGATTTTCACCAAAATTAAAAATAGGTGTGCTTGCTTCTGGGAAAGGAACAAACTTTCAGGAGTTAATTAATCTCTCAGAAAAAGGTGAATTAGATATAGATATAAAAGTTCTTATAACTAATAAAGATGATGCAGCTTGTATAAAAAGAGCTAAGAGTGTAAAAATACCACACAAAATAATAAGAGGCAAAGACTTTCTGCAAAAAGAGCTATTTGAGTTAGAAATTATAAATACTTTAATTAATTACGATGTTGAACTTGTTGTAATGGCTGGCTGGATGAAAATTGTCACTCCATTCTTTATTAATAAATTTAAGAATAAAATTATTAATATTCACCCATCATTACTTCCTGCATATAAGGGTAGTTCTGCAATAAAGGAATCTATATCAAATGGTTCAAAAATAACTGGTTGTTCAGTACATTTTGTAGATGAAGAGGTAGATAGTGGTTCATTAATAATGCAAGCTGCATTGTCAATTAGAGAAGATGATGATATTGATTCACTTTCCAAAAGAATACAAATACTTGAACATAAAATTTTACCTCACTCAATCTCTCATGCTGGTTTTTTGATAAGAAGTAATTTTATGGAAAATTATTAG
- the argC gene encoding N-acetyl-gamma-glutamyl-phosphate reductase produces MNVAIVGATGYGGIQAVNLLKKNKNYKISFLGGNKTSGSKWNDNFPFIFLDTDPYIEQISVENISNKADIALLCLPNGISSTLTRKLLDRGIKVIDLSADYRYKSLEEWQKVYPKEAAIYKRNDDDLCKEAIYGLPEINKEDISKGRLIACPGCYPTSALIPLVPYLSQGIIENEGIVIDSKSGTSGGGREPNQKLLLSECGEGLSAYGLINHRHTSEIEQIASSISGNNIELLFTPHLVPIARGMHSTIYGRLRDPGLTSDDCRILLDNYYRNFKNIIVLPVDTFPSTKWVKNTNQIFLSVKVDIRNGRIIILSVIDNLLKGQSGQAIQNLNIMSGYSMDDGLELTNNFP; encoded by the coding sequence ATGAATGTTGCAATAGTAGGTGCTACTGGTTACGGCGGTATTCAAGCGGTAAATCTTTTAAAGAAAAATAAAAACTACAAAATCTCTTTTTTAGGAGGTAATAAAACCTCGGGATCAAAGTGGAATGATAATTTCCCTTTTATTTTTCTTGATACCGATCCTTATATTGAACAAATTTCAGTTGAAAATATCTCAAATAAAGCTGATATTGCTTTGCTTTGTTTACCAAATGGAATATCTTCTACTTTGACAAGAAAATTATTAGATAGAGGAATTAAAGTTATTGATTTATCAGCTGACTATAGATATAAGTCTTTGGAAGAATGGCAAAAAGTATATCCTAAAGAAGCAGCGATTTATAAAAGAAATGATGATGATTTATGTAAGGAGGCAATATACGGTCTTCCTGAAATAAATAAAGAAGATATTTCAAAAGGAAGATTAATTGCATGTCCAGGATGTTATCCAACATCGGCTCTTATTCCACTAGTTCCTTATTTATCCCAAGGAATTATTGAAAATGAAGGTATAGTTATTGATTCTAAAAGTGGAACTTCAGGAGGGGGTCGAGAACCAAATCAAAAGCTACTTTTATCAGAATGTGGAGAAGGTCTATCAGCATATGGATTGATTAATCACAGACATACTTCAGAGATCGAGCAAATTGCATCTTCAATATCAGGTAACAATATTGAACTACTTTTTACTCCTCACCTAGTTCCAATTGCAAGGGGTATGCATTCAACTATTTATGGAAGATTAAGAGATCCAGGGTTAACTTCGGATGATTGCAGAATTCTATTGGACAATTATTATAGAAATTTTAAAAATATTATTGTCTTACCAGTAGATACATTCCCATCTACAAAATGGGTTAAAAATACAAACCAAATTTTTCTTTCTGTGAAAGTTGATATTCGAAATGGAAGGATTATTATTTTATCTGTGATTGATAATTTGTTAAAAGGACAAAGTGGGCAAGCAATTCAAAATTTAAATATTATGAGTGGATATTCAATGGATGATGGTCTTGAGTTAACTAATAATTTTCCATAA